The proteins below come from a single Pandoraea apista genomic window:
- a CDS encoding GlxA family transcriptional regulator gives MTPIQPRLVAFLIVPPFVLLDLAGPLDAFHAVIRNFNESGRAVPYRTVVVSEHGGPVETGSGVALHTEPMRALEAMEVDTLIAVGGAVAHRPAVPGEVGEWLREYAPRVRRVCSVCVGAFILGAAGLLNGRRATTHWLDTEMLQTCFPEARVESDPIYVRDEAVWTSAGITAGIDLGLALVEDDCGADVALQAARRLVVFLKRAGGQSQFSPPLQEQVAAGAPFGELHAWMSARLDGDLSVVRLAEQANMSPRTFARSYLARTGSTPAKAVERMRLEAARFALLDSDAPLKRIAARVGFGDEQNLRRAFQRQYGVTPAAYRERFGMGG, from the coding sequence ATGACCCCGATTCAGCCTCGTCTCGTCGCCTTTCTCATCGTGCCGCCGTTCGTGCTGCTGGATCTGGCCGGCCCGCTCGACGCATTTCACGCGGTCATCCGCAACTTCAACGAGTCGGGACGTGCGGTGCCGTATCGTACGGTGGTGGTGTCCGAGCATGGCGGTCCGGTCGAGACCGGATCGGGGGTCGCGCTGCATACGGAGCCGATGCGCGCGCTCGAGGCGATGGAAGTCGACACGTTGATCGCGGTAGGCGGAGCGGTCGCGCATCGGCCCGCGGTGCCGGGTGAGGTGGGCGAGTGGTTGCGCGAGTACGCGCCGCGCGTGAGACGCGTGTGCTCGGTGTGCGTGGGGGCATTCATTCTGGGCGCGGCGGGGTTGTTGAACGGACGGCGTGCCACAACGCACTGGCTGGATACCGAGATGTTGCAGACATGTTTTCCGGAGGCGCGAGTCGAGTCCGATCCGATCTATGTACGCGACGAGGCGGTGTGGACATCGGCGGGGATCACGGCGGGCATCGATCTCGGGCTGGCGCTGGTCGAGGACGATTGCGGCGCGGACGTCGCGTTGCAGGCGGCGCGTCGGCTCGTGGTGTTTCTCAAGCGCGCGGGCGGGCAATCGCAGTTCAGTCCGCCGTTGCAGGAACAGGTAGCCGCGGGGGCACCGTTCGGGGAGTTGCATGCGTGGATGTCGGCGCGGCTGGATGGCGACCTGTCGGTGGTGCGTCTGGCGGAGCAGGCGAACATGAGCCCGCGCACGTTCGCCCGAAGCTATCTTGCGCGAACCGGATCGACCCCCGCGAAGGCTGTGGAGCGAATGCGTCTGGAAGCGGCGCGTTTCGCATTGCTCGACTCGGACGCGCCACTCAAGCGCATTGCCGCACGCGTGGGCTTCGGCGACGAACAAAATCTGCGCAGGGCGTTTCAACGTCAGTACGGCGTGACGCCCGCGGCCTATCGGGAGCGGTTCGGGATGGGGGGCTGA
- a CDS encoding MFS transporter, with amino-acid sequence MTEAIAGRAAPPSEPGHAEHQRRRMGRRYAAVLAACQALYTAALSVDLTLTGLVGYMLASDKGYATLPFSLITVASAITTIFASMLIQRFGQRLGFALGALFGTVGGLVSVVAIYERHFAMFCAGTACVGVFQAFARYYRLAAADVVPVEDKPRAISIVLTGGVLAAVIGPALAAGSKDWLAPVTFAGSYLVVTLLSGISLLLLVGFLRNLPVHTASGVAGDAAALPARPLGEIMRQPIYMAALANNLIGFMVMMFVMTATPIAAVACGHSIDDGAHIIEWHLVGMYAPSFFSGHLVKRWGVVPVLLAGIAMSGLCGVLALMSTSLPYFYAALAFLGVGWNFMFVGGTTLLTMSYRPAERARAQAANEFITFAGTAISSLFAGQLLARFGWATINQATFPLLAVAALATVWYALDAKRRPAHAPA; translated from the coding sequence ATGACCGAAGCCATTGCCGGGCGCGCCGCGCCCCCCTCAGAACCCGGCCACGCCGAACACCAACGGCGCCGCATGGGCCGTCGCTACGCTGCCGTGTTGGCCGCGTGCCAGGCGCTTTACACGGCGGCGCTGTCCGTCGATCTCACGCTGACGGGGCTCGTTGGCTACATGCTGGCGTCGGACAAGGGCTATGCGACGCTACCGTTCTCGCTCATTACCGTGGCGTCGGCCATCACGACGATCTTTGCGTCGATGCTGATCCAGCGTTTCGGGCAACGACTGGGGTTCGCGCTGGGCGCGTTGTTCGGCACGGTGGGCGGGCTCGTGTCGGTCGTGGCGATTTACGAGCGACACTTCGCGATGTTCTGCGCGGGCACGGCATGTGTCGGCGTGTTTCAGGCGTTTGCGCGCTACTACCGGCTGGCGGCGGCAGACGTCGTGCCTGTCGAGGACAAGCCGCGCGCCATCTCCATCGTGCTTACGGGGGGCGTGTTGGCGGCGGTGATCGGGCCGGCGCTTGCGGCGGGCAGCAAGGACTGGCTGGCACCGGTGACATTCGCCGGGTCGTATCTGGTCGTCACGCTGCTCTCGGGCATTTCGCTGCTGTTGCTTGTCGGCTTCCTTCGCAATTTGCCGGTGCATACGGCGAGCGGCGTGGCGGGAGATGCGGCGGCGTTACCTGCGCGTCCGCTAGGCGAGATCATGCGTCAGCCGATCTATATGGCGGCGCTCGCGAACAATCTGATCGGCTTCATGGTGATGATGTTCGTGATGACGGCGACGCCGATCGCGGCGGTTGCGTGCGGACACAGCATCGACGACGGGGCGCACATCATCGAGTGGCATCTGGTGGGCATGTATGCACCGTCGTTCTTCTCGGGGCATCTCGTGAAACGCTGGGGCGTCGTGCCGGTGCTGCTGGCGGGTATCGCGATGAGCGGGCTATGCGGCGTGCTGGCACTCATGTCGACGAGTCTGCCGTACTTCTATGCGGCGCTCGCGTTCCTCGGGGTGGGCTGGAACTTCATGTTTGTGGGCGGCACCACGTTGCTCACCATGTCGTATCGCCCGGCAGAGCGGGCGCGCGCGCAAGCCGCGAATGAATTCATCACCTTTGCCGGAACGGCGATCTCGAGTCTGTTCGCCGGGCAACTGCTGGCTCGCTTCGGTTGGGCTACGATCAATCAGGCGACCTTTCCTTTGCTTGCCGTCGCTGCGCTGGCGACCGTGTGGTACGCCCTTGACGCGAAGCGGCGTCCGGCGCACGCGCCTGCCTGA
- the urtA gene encoding urea ABC transporter substrate-binding protein translates to MAPNLFAQSKQPIKVGILHSLSGTMAISETSLKDVALMTIADINARGGVMGRPLEAVVVDPASNWPLFAEKARQLLTTDKVAAVFGCWTSVSRKSVLPVFEELNGLLFYPVQYEGEEMSKNVFYTGAAPNQQAIPAVEYVMSKEGGGAKRFFLLGTDYVYPRTTNKILRAFLHSKGVADKDIQEVYTPFGHSDYQTIVANIKQFAQGGKTTVISTINGDSNVPFYKELGNQGLKATDVPVVAFSVGEEELRGIDTKPLVGHLAAWNYFMSVKNPTNDAFKKEWFAYVKAKGLPGGDKRVTNDPMEATFVGMHMWKQAVEKAGSVDVDKVRTAMIGQTFKSPDGFDMVMDGNHHLHKPVMIGEIRPDGQFNVVWKTKSTVRAQPWSPFIAGNEGKPDKV, encoded by the coding sequence ATGGCGCCGAACTTGTTCGCACAGAGCAAGCAGCCCATCAAGGTCGGCATCCTGCATTCACTCTCGGGCACGATGGCCATCTCGGAGACGTCGCTCAAGGATGTCGCGCTCATGACCATCGCCGACATCAACGCCCGCGGTGGCGTGATGGGCCGTCCGCTCGAAGCCGTGGTGGTCGACCCGGCCTCGAACTGGCCGCTGTTCGCCGAAAAGGCCCGCCAACTGCTCACCACGGACAAAGTCGCCGCTGTGTTCGGTTGCTGGACCTCGGTGTCGCGCAAGTCGGTGCTGCCGGTCTTCGAAGAACTCAATGGCCTGCTCTTCTACCCCGTGCAGTACGAGGGCGAAGAGATGTCGAAGAATGTCTTCTACACGGGCGCCGCGCCGAATCAGCAGGCGATCCCGGCCGTGGAATATGTCATGAGCAAGGAAGGCGGCGGCGCCAAGCGCTTCTTCCTGCTGGGCACCGACTATGTCTACCCGCGCACGACCAACAAGATCCTGCGCGCCTTCCTGCATTCGAAGGGCGTGGCGGACAAGGACATTCAAGAGGTCTACACGCCGTTCGGTCATAGCGATTACCAAACCATCGTCGCCAACATCAAACAGTTCGCACAAGGCGGCAAAACCACCGTCATCTCGACCATCAACGGCGATTCGAACGTGCCGTTCTACAAGGAACTGGGCAATCAGGGCCTGAAGGCCACCGACGTGCCGGTCGTGGCGTTCTCGGTCGGCGAAGAGGAACTGCGCGGCATCGATACGAAGCCGCTCGTCGGCCACCTCGCCGCGTGGAACTACTTCATGTCGGTGAAGAACCCCACCAACGATGCCTTCAAGAAGGAGTGGTTCGCCTACGTCAAGGCGAAGGGTCTGCCCGGCGGCGACAAGCGCGTGACGAACGATCCGATGGAAGCCACCTTCGTAGGCATGCATATGTGGAAGCAGGCGGTCGAGAAAGCCGGCAGCGTCGACGTCGACAAGGTGCGTACCGCAATGATCGGCCAGACCTTCAAGTCGCCAGATGGCTTCGACATGGTCATGGACGGCAACCACCACCTGCACAAACCCGTAATGATCGGGGAGATCCGTCCGGACGGTCAGTTCAACGTGGTGTGGAAGACCAAATCGACCGTGCGCGCGCAGCCGTGGAGCCCGTTCATCGCGGGTAATGAAGGCAAGCCCGACAAAGTCTGA
- the urtB gene encoding urea ABC transporter permease subunit UrtB: MITIRRWTAAALVLISLGASLTTPSTARAAVTSADLTALAGDDFDARAQAIDHLVADGSPQAAALLKALADDSAVIVGDRIAIQNGDKYVDPITGAPVKADDAGSLTLNNVLRAKVATAAAASALLSQDHDARAQAIDTMLQNPSPAFKTLIEQARQKETDPALRKRLDQLWAQSALHDTDPAKRREAIDLIAAAGDPQMRDLLLPIVARQTDGTYAEPDASVRSAADIALTQLAAAQRRSEFFGTVFAGLSLGSVLLLAALGLAITYGLIGVINMAHGEFLMVGAYATYVVQTLFQRFLPGAFDFYLVAAVPAAFLVAAALGLVLERTVIKHLYGRPLETLLTTFGISLLLIQGVRTLFGAQNVEVVNPSWMSGGIAVLPNLMLPYNRVVILIFALVVVALTWSVLNLTRLGLFIRAVTQNRSMAACVGVKTGRVDSYAFAFGAGIAGLGGCALSQIGNVGPDLGQSYIIDSFMAVVLGGVGQLAGTIVGAFGLGIANKLLEPVWGAVLAKIAVLILIVLFIQKRPQGMFALKGRSAEA, translated from the coding sequence ATGATAACGATAAGACGCTGGACCGCAGCCGCCCTTGTCCTGATATCGCTGGGCGCCTCGCTGACAACTCCTTCCACGGCCCGGGCCGCCGTCACCAGCGCCGATCTCACGGCGCTCGCGGGCGACGACTTCGACGCCCGCGCGCAAGCGATCGATCACCTCGTGGCCGACGGTTCACCGCAGGCTGCTGCGCTGCTCAAGGCATTGGCCGACGACTCGGCCGTGATCGTGGGCGATCGCATTGCCATTCAGAACGGCGACAAGTATGTCGATCCGATCACGGGGGCACCGGTCAAGGCTGACGACGCGGGTTCGCTCACCCTCAATAACGTGTTGCGCGCCAAGGTCGCCACAGCCGCTGCGGCCAGCGCTCTGCTCTCGCAGGATCACGATGCCCGTGCGCAGGCGATCGACACGATGCTTCAGAATCCGTCGCCCGCGTTCAAGACACTCATCGAACAGGCTCGCCAGAAAGAGACCGACCCGGCGTTGCGCAAACGCCTCGATCAACTCTGGGCGCAATCGGCATTGCATGACACCGACCCCGCCAAGCGCCGCGAAGCCATCGATCTGATTGCCGCCGCAGGCGATCCGCAGATGCGCGACCTGCTGCTGCCCATCGTGGCCAGGCAGACAGACGGGACCTACGCAGAGCCCGACGCCAGCGTGCGCAGCGCTGCCGACATCGCGCTCACGCAACTGGCCGCCGCGCAACGCCGCAGCGAGTTCTTCGGCACGGTGTTCGCGGGGCTGTCGCTGGGCAGCGTGCTGCTGCTCGCCGCGCTGGGTCTGGCCATCACGTACGGCCTCATCGGTGTCATCAACATGGCGCACGGCGAGTTCCTGATGGTCGGCGCGTATGCCACCTACGTGGTGCAGACACTCTTCCAGCGCTTCCTGCCGGGGGCGTTCGACTTCTATCTCGTGGCCGCCGTGCCCGCCGCGTTTCTCGTGGCGGCCGCGCTCGGTCTCGTGCTGGAGCGCACCGTCATCAAGCATTTGTACGGCCGGCCGCTCGAGACCCTGCTCACGACCTTCGGTATCAGCCTGCTGCTCATTCAGGGCGTGCGCACGCTGTTCGGCGCGCAAAACGTCGAAGTGGTCAATCCGTCGTGGATGAGCGGCGGTATCGCCGTGCTGCCCAACCTGATGCTGCCGTACAACCGCGTGGTGATCCTGATCTTCGCGCTGGTGGTCGTGGCGCTCACGTGGTCGGTGCTCAATCTCACACGTCTCGGCTTGTTCATTCGCGCCGTGACGCAGAACCGTTCGATGGCCGCCTGCGTCGGGGTGAAGACCGGTCGCGTCGACAGCTACGCATTCGCCTTCGGTGCGGGCATTGCCGGACTGGGCGGATGCGCGCTCTCGCAGATCGGCAACGTGGGGCCGGATCTCGGACAGAGCTACATCATCGATTCGTTCATGGCCGTGGTGCTCGGTGGCGTGGGACAGCTCGCGGGGACGATCGTGGGCGCGTTCGGTCTGGGCATCGCCAACAAGCTGCTCGAACCGGTGTGGGGCGCCGTGCTCGCCAAGATCGCCGTGCTGATCCTGATCGTGCTGTTCATCCAGAAACGCCCGCAGGGCATGTTTGCGCTCAAAGGGCGCAGCGCGGAGGCCTGA
- the urtC gene encoding urea ABC transporter permease subunit UrtC, producing MQTSNFLPEGTTPSISLDVPSRARLLPKHVAPLLLAFVIAVAILVPVCALVLPATHPLHLSAYAMTLVGKIMCYAIAALALDLVWGYCGILSLGHGLFFALGGYAMGMYLMRSIGRDGVYHSDLPDFMVFLDWKSLPWYWTGTEHFAWAMFLVVALPGVIAWIFGYLAFRSRVKGVYLSIITQALTFAAMLLFYRNETGFGGNNGFTDFKRILGYPITSANTRTVLFLVTFAVLVGAFLLCRALVVSKFGRVVTAIRDGESRAMFLGYRPLSYKLFVWTLSAMLCGIAGALYVPQVGIINPSEMAPVNSIEMAIWVAIGGRGSLVGAIAGAFLVNGAKSFFTAYFAEYWLFFLGAMFVLVPLLLPQGVMGLVTQLSRKRTQHAPAAAEGDAPHPVTGDRA from the coding sequence ATGCAGACGTCGAACTTTTTGCCCGAAGGCACCACGCCTTCGATCTCGCTGGATGTCCCTTCGCGGGCCCGCCTGCTGCCGAAGCACGTTGCCCCCTTGCTGCTCGCGTTCGTGATCGCCGTAGCGATTCTGGTGCCGGTATGCGCGCTGGTGTTGCCTGCCACGCATCCGTTGCATCTGTCGGCCTACGCCATGACGCTCGTCGGCAAGATCATGTGCTACGCGATTGCCGCGCTCGCGCTCGATCTGGTGTGGGGCTACTGCGGCATTCTCAGCCTCGGCCACGGGCTGTTCTTCGCGCTCGGCGGCTACGCAATGGGCATGTACCTGATGCGCAGCATCGGGCGCGACGGCGTGTATCACAGCGACCTGCCGGACTTCATGGTGTTTCTCGACTGGAAGTCGCTGCCCTGGTACTGGACCGGGACCGAGCACTTCGCCTGGGCGATGTTTCTCGTCGTGGCGCTGCCCGGTGTCATCGCGTGGATCTTCGGCTATCTGGCCTTCCGCTCTCGCGTGAAGGGCGTGTATCTGTCGATCATCACGCAAGCGCTCACGTTCGCCGCCATGCTGCTCTTCTATCGCAACGAGACTGGCTTCGGGGGCAACAACGGCTTCACCGACTTCAAGCGCATTCTCGGCTACCCGATCACCTCGGCCAACACACGCACGGTGCTGTTTCTCGTGACGTTCGCCGTGCTCGTCGGTGCGTTCCTGTTGTGCCGCGCGCTGGTCGTATCGAAGTTCGGCCGCGTGGTCACGGCGATTCGCGACGGCGAATCGCGCGCCATGTTCCTCGGTTACCGGCCGCTGAGCTACAAGCTGTTCGTGTGGACACTGTCCGCCATGCTGTGCGGTATCGCAGGCGCGCTCTACGTGCCCCAGGTCGGCATCATCAACCCGAGCGAAATGGCGCCGGTCAACTCCATCGAGATGGCGATCTGGGTCGCCATCGGCGGACGCGGCTCGCTCGTCGGCGCCATTGCCGGGGCGTTTCTCGTCAACGGCGCGAAGAGCTTCTTCACTGCGTATTTTGCCGAGTACTGGCTGTTCTTCCTCGGTGCAATGTTCGTGCTCGTGCCGCTGTTGCTGCCGCAAGGCGTGATGGGCCTCGTTACGCAACTCTCGCGCAAGCGCACGCAACACGCGCCGGCCGCCGCCGAAGGCGACGCACCGCACCCCGTCACCGGAGATCGCGCATGA
- the urtD gene encoding urea ABC transporter ATP-binding protein UrtD yields MSHFVVPGEIDTSHGLILYVENISVSFDGFRALNDLSLSIKTDELRCIIGPNGAGKTTMMDVITGKTRPDAGRAFLGQTLDLTRLDEPAIAQAGVGRKFQKPTVFEHHSVWENLELACAGDKRWFRSLWAMLTPAIRHRIEEVLALTHLEHQAHVRAGQLSHGQKQRLEIGMLLMQQPQLLLLDEPAAGMTDEETAQLAELLNRLRGHCSMMVVEHDMAFVAALAGETGLVTVMAEGRVLAEGTLDTVQRDERVIESYLGR; encoded by the coding sequence ATGTCGCACTTCGTGGTGCCGGGCGAGATCGATACCTCGCACGGGCTCATTCTGTATGTGGAGAACATTTCCGTATCGTTCGATGGATTTCGCGCGCTGAACGATCTCTCGCTGTCGATCAAGACCGACGAACTGCGCTGCATCATCGGGCCGAACGGCGCGGGCAAGACGACCATGATGGACGTCATCACGGGCAAGACCCGCCCCGACGCCGGGCGCGCCTTCCTCGGCCAGACGCTGGATCTCACGCGACTCGACGAGCCCGCCATCGCGCAGGCAGGGGTCGGCCGCAAATTTCAGAAACCCACGGTGTTCGAACATCACAGCGTGTGGGAGAACCTGGAACTCGCCTGCGCGGGCGACAAACGCTGGTTCCGCTCGCTCTGGGCCATGCTCACGCCCGCGATCCGGCATCGCATCGAAGAAGTGCTCGCGCTCACACATCTGGAACATCAGGCGCATGTGCGCGCGGGACAGCTATCGCACGGTCAGAAGCAACGGCTGGAGATTGGCATGTTGCTGATGCAGCAGCCGCAACTACTGCTGCTCGACGAACCTGCCGCCGGCATGACCGACGAAGAGACCGCCCAGCTTGCCGAGTTGCTCAATCGCCTGCGCGGTCATTGTTCGATGATGGTGGTCGAGCACGATATGGCCTTCGTGGCTGCGCTCGCGGGCGAGACGGGCCTCGTCACCGTCATGGCCGAAGGCCGGGTGCTCGCCGAAGGCACACTCGACACTGTGCAGCGCGACGAACGTGTGATCGAATCGTATCTGGGACGCTGA
- the urtE gene encoding urea ABC transporter ATP-binding subunit UrtE has product MLEIHALNQYYSGSHILRNVEFTVPDAQLTVLLGRNGVGKTTLLKCLMGVVPVKSGSIAWRGHALTSAPPYARVANGLAYVPQGRDIFPRLSVEENLLIGAASRSAREVKRGVPDHIYELFPVLRDMKQRRGGDLSGGQQQQLAIGRALMSDPQLLILDEPTEGIQPSIIKDIGATLRRLVDERGMTVLLVEQYYDFALELADHYRVMSRGAIVASGLGKDMEADGVRHMVAV; this is encoded by the coding sequence ATGCTGGAAATTCACGCACTCAATCAGTACTACAGCGGCAGCCACATCTTGCGCAATGTGGAATTCACCGTGCCCGACGCCCAACTCACTGTGCTGCTGGGGCGCAACGGCGTAGGCAAGACCACGCTGCTCAAATGCCTCATGGGCGTGGTGCCCGTGAAGTCCGGCAGCATCGCGTGGCGGGGTCATGCCCTGACCTCGGCGCCACCGTATGCGCGCGTGGCCAACGGGCTCGCCTATGTGCCGCAGGGGCGCGACATCTTCCCGCGACTGAGCGTTGAGGAGAATCTGCTGATCGGCGCCGCAAGCCGATCCGCACGCGAGGTCAAGCGCGGGGTGCCCGATCACATCTACGAACTCTTCCCCGTGCTGCGCGACATGAAACAGCGCCGCGGCGGCGATCTGTCCGGCGGACAGCAGCAGCAACTCGCCATCGGGCGCGCCCTTATGAGCGATCCGCAACTACTGATTCTCGACGAGCCGACCGAAGGAATTCAGCCCTCGATCATCAAGGACATCGGCGCGACGCTGCGACGGCTGGTCGACGAGCGCGGCATGACGGTGTTGCTCGTCGAGCAGTATTACGACTTCGCACTCGAACTTGCGGATCACTATCGCGTGATGAGTCGCGGGGCCATCGTGGCGAGCGGTCTCGGCAAGGACATGGAGGCCGATGGGGTGCGGCATATGGTGGCGGTGTAA
- a CDS encoding urease accessory protein UreD, with protein sequence MNSLHAPSTGWHAELTLGFARHDARTVLATRRHQGPLVVQKSLHPEGPGICHAVVVHPPGGIAGGDALSIDVDVGDRAHAVLTTPGATKWYKSQGRFGTQDITLTVRDGAKLDWLPLENIVFEHADARQHITVRLGEGASIIGWDATLLGRQAAGEQWTQGRWRSNFELRDAKDRLLWAEQAALGADDTQRTGATGLAGFPVFAALWAVGDACTRALAESLAEGLPFNDALRAGITCLPGNVLVLRALGHDMEAVRQLLVSHWLTLRPLVHGVPAEPLRIWST encoded by the coding sequence ATGAATTCCCTGCACGCTCCCTCCACCGGCTGGCATGCCGAGCTGACGCTGGGCTTTGCGCGGCACGATGCGCGCACTGTCCTGGCCACGCGCCGCCATCAAGGCCCGCTCGTCGTTCAGAAGTCGCTTCATCCGGAAGGCCCGGGCATTTGCCACGCCGTGGTCGTGCATCCGCCCGGCGGCATTGCCGGCGGTGACGCACTTTCCATCGACGTCGATGTCGGGGATCGCGCGCACGCCGTGCTGACCACGCCCGGGGCGACCAAGTGGTACAAGTCGCAAGGCCGCTTCGGCACGCAGGACATCACGCTCACCGTGCGAGACGGGGCAAAGCTCGATTGGCTGCCGCTCGAGAACATCGTGTTCGAACACGCCGACGCTCGCCAGCACATTACCGTGCGGCTCGGCGAAGGCGCGAGCATCATCGGCTGGGACGCCACCCTGCTCGGCCGTCAGGCCGCCGGAGAGCAATGGACGCAAGGCCGCTGGCGTTCGAACTTCGAACTGCGCGACGCGAAAGATCGCCTGCTGTGGGCGGAACAGGCCGCGCTCGGCGCGGACGACACGCAACGCACGGGCGCCACAGGCCTCGCCGGATTTCCGGTCTTCGCTGCGCTGTGGGCGGTTGGCGACGCTTGCACGAGAGCGCTGGCCGAATCACTGGCCGAAGGTCTGCCGTTCAACGACGCCCTGCGTGCAGGGATCACCTGCCTGCCCGGCAACGTGCTCGTGCTACGCGCGCTCGGTCATGACATGGAGGCGGTGCGCCAGTTGCTGGTCTCCCATTGGTTGACGCTGCGCCCCTTGGTCCACGGGGTCCCCGCGGAGCCTTTGCGAATTTGGTCGACGTGA
- a CDS encoding glycosyltransferase, whose protein sequence is MATIDMPSLDDDVPEVFGDDIVDWGLAPDLGPPPVASVAKIFRLDEAKREPVPSIISYIWIGGNGISGANYNNLLHAARLNPHATVHLYLDSETRDISLEALAVRSGFDAGCALRQCPNVKLVRVRDSAFGEAFSNAHGDAYAFYERCMAAGKFAMASDTLRYEAVYRTGGAYFDADDELLTPIDFQRLNAAPDEVLHQTPYALEHIHGDGLFFPNCPFAARAGCELLREVIDRCGANYQRYVRMENGGYKPQFRLEDAIPYYEINRMCGPGVFTEVLVEHDPRSALLYQLHANPTKSSDALPAGIERHVPFAKHDVSACAFRSGSDHSWDTTKGVPPFERLAVREPEGLPQPNADGIRIDERGNGFVRAGGFTFRVALEGTDNLRCVLTPYGRASFVTVQRSERGIWCVQDNSRPSTPNA, encoded by the coding sequence ATGGCCACGATCGACATGCCGTCACTGGACGACGATGTCCCCGAGGTCTTTGGCGACGACATCGTCGACTGGGGACTTGCCCCCGACCTTGGCCCGCCGCCTGTCGCCTCTGTCGCAAAAATCTTCCGGCTCGACGAAGCGAAGCGCGAACCGGTGCCGAGCATCATTAGTTACATCTGGATCGGCGGCAACGGCATCAGCGGCGCCAATTACAACAATCTGCTGCATGCGGCCCGGTTGAATCCGCACGCAACCGTTCATCTCTACCTCGACAGCGAAACGCGAGACATCTCGCTCGAAGCCCTCGCTGTGCGCAGCGGTTTCGATGCCGGATGCGCGTTACGCCAATGTCCGAACGTCAAACTGGTCCGCGTGAGAGACAGTGCCTTCGGCGAGGCCTTTTCAAACGCGCACGGCGACGCCTATGCCTTCTACGAGCGCTGCATGGCAGCCGGGAAATTTGCCATGGCGTCGGACACCCTGCGCTACGAGGCGGTATATCGCACCGGCGGCGCGTATTTCGATGCCGATGACGAACTGCTGACACCGATAGACTTCCAACGCTTGAATGCGGCCCCCGACGAAGTCCTTCATCAGACGCCGTATGCCCTGGAACATATCCACGGCGATGGCCTGTTTTTCCCGAATTGCCCATTCGCAGCGCGCGCAGGCTGCGAGCTATTGCGCGAAGTCATCGATCGCTGCGGCGCCAATTACCAGCGCTATGTGCGAATGGAAAACGGCGGCTACAAGCCGCAATTCCGGCTTGAAGACGCGATACCGTACTACGAGATAAACCGCATGTGCGGCCCCGGGGTTTTTACCGAAGTCTTGGTCGAGCACGATCCGAGATCGGCACTGCTCTACCAACTGCATGCGAACCCCACGAAATCGTCGGACGCGCTTCCGGCGGGAATCGAACGTCACGTTCCTTTCGCAAAACATGACGTCAGCGCATGCGCGTTCCGCTCAGGCTCCGATCACAGTTGGGATACGACGAAAGGGGTCCCGCCGTTCGAGCGCCTTGCCGTACGCGAACCCGAAGGATTGCCGCAACCCAACGCGGATGGGATTCGCATCGACGAGCGCGGCAACGGGTTCGTCCGCGCCGGAGGATTCACGTTCCGGGTCGCGCTGGAAGGCACCGACAATCTTCGATGCGTTTTGACCCCCTACGGCCGGGCCTCGTTCGTCACCGTCCAGCGTAGTGAACGCGGTATCTGGTGTGTGCAGGACAACTCGCGCCCCTCCACCCCCAACGCCTGA
- a CDS encoding transporter substrate-binding domain-containing protein codes for MVAASAIAALAVAMPRAAHADGLDDIVKRGTLRVAVPQDFPPFGSIGPDMKPAGYDIDTAALLAKGMGVKLELVPVTSANRVPYLTTNKADLVISSLGKNAEREKVIDFSEAYAPFYNGVFGPKDLAVSKPADLSGKTIGVTRGAVEDLELSKIAPADVTIKRFEDNNGTISAFLSGQVQLVATGNVVAAAILAKHPPKLPEPKFLIKNSPCFVGLNKNEPRLLAKVNEILTASKKDGSLGKISQKWLGMPLPADL; via the coding sequence ATGGTCGCCGCCAGTGCGATCGCCGCGCTCGCTGTGGCGATGCCGCGCGCCGCCCACGCCGACGGGCTCGACGACATCGTCAAGCGCGGCACCCTGCGTGTGGCCGTGCCTCAGGACTTCCCGCCGTTCGGCTCCATCGGTCCGGACATGAAGCCGGCCGGCTATGACATCGACACCGCCGCCCTGCTCGCCAAGGGCATGGGCGTGAAGCTGGAACTGGTGCCGGTGACCAGCGCCAACCGCGTGCCCTATCTCACGACGAACAAGGCCGACCTCGTGATCTCCAGCCTCGGCAAGAATGCCGAGCGCGAGAAAGTGATCGACTTCTCGGAAGCCTATGCACCGTTCTACAACGGCGTGTTCGGTCCGAAGGACCTCGCTGTCTCCAAGCCGGCCGACCTCTCGGGCAAGACCATCGGCGTGACGCGCGGTGCCGTGGAAGACCTCGAACTCTCGAAGATCGCGCCCGCCGACGTGACGATCAAGCGCTTCGAAGACAACAACGGCACCATCTCGGCCTTCCTCTCGGGTCAGGTGCAACTGGTCGCCACGGGCAACGTCGTGGCCGCCGCAATTCTCGCCAAGCATCCGCCCAAGCTGCCGGAGCCGAAGTTCCTCATCAAGAACTCGCCTTGCTTCGTCGGCCTGAACAAGAACGAACCGCGCCTGCTCGCCAAGGTCAACGAGATCCTCACGGCGTCGAAGAAGGACGGCTCGCTCGGCAAGATCTCGCAGAAGTGGCTCGGCATGCCGTTGCCGGCCGATCTCTGA